The following coding sequences lie in one Thermosulfuriphilus ammonigenes genomic window:
- the pheT gene encoding phenylalanine--tRNA ligase subunit beta produces the protein MRVPYSWLKEFVPHLSASPEEVAEALTMAGLEVEGLEDAYDYLDRVVVGEVFEVLPHPRQEHLSLCLVRAGEKTYRVVCGAPNVAPGIKAPLALPGAVLFEGQEIIPTTIKGELSEAVLCSAAELGLDGDENGLMILPSSLATGLDLREALSLKDPVLELGITPNRGDCLSILGVAREVAAIFDLDLTIPPRPAPPQGDEVTQLAQVNIEEPDLCYRYAARVVRGVKIAPSPLWLKRRLKAVGIRPINNIVDITNYILFEVGQPLHAFDLQRLSEGRIIVRRARPGEAIITLDGVERRLDEETLVIADPKGPVAIAGVMGGAETEITEETQEVLIESACFNPLSIRRTSQKLRLSSESSYRFERGTDPETVILGLERAASLMGELAGGQIVAGLIDVYPRPAKERKVLLRASRLKRLLGEDIPIKLAANLLERLRIKTHLEEEGLRAHIPSFRHDLSIEADLIEEVARLYGYGLIATGFPTARLEAEAEGDERRLQRRLRSTLVGMGLSEIISYSFISERWLDLLRLAPDDPRRKVVKILNPLSEDQAIMRPSLVPCLLEVARRNIFRGNPHLKLFEIGKIFIDEGQELPHEETMVAGLLTGYIRPESCHEPPREGDFFDLKGLVEGILSALKVKAKLMPQSSQPYLRPGVSMEVVSNQKVIGYLGEVAPYLREALDLDSPLYIFELSFDELVSLYRPVVRFRPLPRYPATTRDLAIVVSQTIPAADILMAIKALDVPYLEEVFIFDVYQGKNIPQGYRSLGLRFIYRAPDRTLTDEEVNEIQKDLTEKILAQFKARIR, from the coding sequence ATGCGTGTTCCCTATTCCTGGCTTAAGGAATTTGTTCCCCATCTTTCGGCCTCACCCGAGGAGGTGGCCGAGGCCCTGACCATGGCAGGCCTGGAGGTAGAGGGCCTGGAAGACGCCTATGATTATTTAGACAGGGTAGTGGTGGGGGAGGTTTTTGAAGTCCTGCCTCATCCTCGTCAGGAACATCTTTCCCTCTGTCTCGTTCGCGCCGGTGAGAAGACTTACAGGGTAGTGTGTGGCGCTCCCAATGTGGCCCCTGGCATAAAGGCCCCTTTAGCCCTGCCGGGAGCGGTTCTCTTTGAGGGTCAAGAGATCATCCCGACCACCATTAAGGGAGAGCTGTCTGAGGCTGTTCTTTGTTCAGCCGCCGAGCTGGGCCTCGATGGAGATGAAAACGGATTAATGATTCTCCCCTCCTCTCTGGCCACCGGCCTAGATCTGAGAGAGGCCCTCTCTCTGAAGGACCCTGTCTTGGAGCTTGGCATCACCCCCAATCGAGGAGACTGTCTTTCTATACTCGGCGTGGCCAGGGAGGTGGCCGCCATCTTTGATCTGGACCTGACCATTCCCCCCCGGCCCGCCCCTCCCCAAGGAGATGAGGTTACCCAGCTAGCTCAAGTCAATATAGAGGAACCTGATCTCTGTTACCGCTACGCGGCCCGAGTGGTTAGGGGAGTCAAGATCGCCCCTTCTCCCCTTTGGCTTAAAAGAAGGCTTAAGGCCGTGGGGATTCGTCCCATTAATAACATCGTCGATATTACCAACTACATTCTTTTTGAGGTTGGCCAACCTCTTCATGCCTTTGATCTCCAGCGGCTCTCTGAAGGCCGAATTATTGTCCGACGAGCCCGACCAGGAGAGGCCATCATCACCCTAGATGGGGTAGAAAGAAGGCTTGATGAGGAGACCTTGGTTATCGCTGATCCCAAAGGGCCAGTGGCCATTGCCGGGGTTATGGGAGGAGCCGAGACAGAAATTACAGAAGAGACCCAAGAAGTTCTCATTGAAAGTGCCTGTTTCAATCCTCTTAGTATCAGGCGGACCAGTCAGAAGCTTCGGCTAAGCAGTGAATCTTCGTATCGTTTTGAGCGAGGGACGGATCCTGAGACCGTAATCCTTGGTCTCGAAAGGGCGGCCTCCTTGATGGGAGAGCTGGCAGGAGGTCAGATCGTTGCTGGCCTAATCGACGTCTATCCTCGCCCGGCAAAGGAAAGGAAGGTTCTCCTCAGGGCTTCTCGCCTAAAACGCCTCCTGGGGGAGGATATCCCCATTAAGCTAGCGGCTAACTTACTTGAACGTCTCAGAATTAAGACGCACCTTGAGGAAGAAGGGCTCAGGGCCCATATTCCCAGCTTCCGTCATGACCTCTCCATAGAGGCGGATCTTATAGAAGAGGTGGCCCGGCTCTATGGTTACGGCCTTATAGCCACCGGTTTCCCTACAGCTAGACTGGAGGCCGAAGCCGAGGGTGACGAGCGACGTCTCCAGCGCCGGCTGCGCTCCACCTTGGTGGGGATGGGGCTTTCAGAAATCATCTCCTATAGCTTTATCAGTGAGCGTTGGCTTGATCTTCTCCGGCTGGCTCCAGATGATCCAAGACGCAAAGTGGTCAAGATCCTCAACCCTCTTTCAGAAGATCAAGCCATCATGCGCCCCAGCCTTGTTCCTTGTCTTTTGGAGGTAGCCCGAAGGAATATCTTCCGGGGGAACCCCCACCTTAAGCTTTTTGAAATAGGCAAGATCTTCATTGACGAAGGCCAGGAGCTCCCCCACGAAGAGACCATGGTAGCTGGTCTTCTCACCGGTTATATCCGGCCGGAATCCTGTCATGAACCCCCTCGAGAGGGCGATTTTTTTGATCTTAAGGGATTGGTGGAAGGCATTCTTTCGGCCCTAAAGGTGAAGGCCAAACTCATGCCTCAAAGTAGCCAACCATATCTCCGCCCCGGGGTTTCCATGGAGGTTGTTTCTAATCAAAAGGTCATAGGATATTTGGGAGAAGTGGCCCCATATCTTCGGGAGGCCCTTGATCTGGATTCCCCTCTTTATATCTTTGAGCTCTCCTTTGATGAACTGGTGAGTCTTTACCGACCAGTCGTCCGTTTTCGGCCTCTGCCTCGGTATCCAGCCACTACTCGAGATCTAGCCATCGTTGTCTCCCAGACTATTCCGGCTGCTGACATCTTGATGGCCATTAAGGCCCTTGATGTTCCCTATCTGGAGGAGGTTTTTATCTTTGATGTCTATCAGGGGAAGAATATTCCCCAGGGTTATCGTTCTCTGGGGCTCAGATTTATCTACCGAGCCCCGGACCGAACCCTAACCGACGAAGAGGTAAATGAGATCCAAAAAGACCTCACCGAGAAAATTCTAGCCCAGTTCAAGGCCCGGATACGATGA
- a CDS encoding HU family DNA-binding protein, with product MKKNKTVTKKELAQHLHDNLGFSVRSMSRVVDEVFELIKEALIIGEPVKIVRFGTFEPYERRGRRGVSPRSGEAIEIPDQKTVVFRPSPTLRKNLNAR from the coding sequence ATGAAAAAAAACAAGACAGTCACTAAAAAGGAACTGGCCCAGCATTTACACGACAATCTCGGTTTTTCAGTCCGGAGCATGTCCAGGGTGGTGGATGAGGTCTTTGAACTGATAAAAGAGGCCCTAATTATCGGGGAGCCGGTAAAGATCGTTCGTTTTGGCACCTTTGAGCCCTACGAAAGACGGGGAAGACGGGGAGTCTCTCCCCGAAGCGGCGAGGCCATCGAAATCCCCGACCAGAAGACCGTTGTTTTTCGTCCTAGCCCCACCCTGCGCAAGAATCTCAATGCCCGCTGA
- a CDS encoding MerR family transcriptional regulator, which yields MAKEAAIPKKAYFRIGEVAEICGLEPHVLRYWEREFPQIRPKRVAGQRLYRRKDVETILQIKKLLYDEGFTIAGARKRLAEKPTHQSLLQEIKRELLELKELLERD from the coding sequence ATGGCCAAAGAGGCCGCGATTCCCAAGAAGGCCTATTTCCGGATTGGTGAAGTGGCTGAGATTTGCGGGCTCGAGCCTCATGTCCTTCGTTACTGGGAAAGGGAATTCCCTCAAATCCGCCCTAAACGGGTGGCCGGCCAGCGACTTTATCGGCGCAAAGACGTCGAGACTATTCTTCAGATAAAAAAACTCCTCTATGATGAGGGCTTCACCATTGCCGGAGCCCGAAAAAGGCTGGCTGAGAAGCCCACCCATCAGAGTCTGCTCCAGGAGATCAAAAGGGAGCTCTTAGAGCTCAAAGAACTCCTTGAGAGGGACTAA
- the pheS gene encoding phenylalanine--tRNA ligase subunit alpha encodes MEEERLKSLRAEALAELAKAQTSQEVEAVRIKYLGRKGLLTGILKGVKELPAELRPIVGRLANEIKRELESRIKDRLSDLKEKEASIGPGLDITLPGRPWPIGHLHPITQVMEEICEVFVRLGFSIERGPEVELDYYNFEALNIPKDHPARDMQATFYISESVLLRTHTSPIQIRAMERRRPPLRIIAPGKVYRCDSDVTHTPMFHQVEGLMVDREVSFADLKGVLTYFVHQIFGPQTGVRFRPSFFPFTEPSAEIDIQCVMCGGKGCRVCGHTGWLEVLGAGMVHPNVFASVGYDSEEWTGFAFGLGVERIAMLKYGIDDIRLFFENNWRFLEQF; translated from the coding sequence ATGGAGGAAGAGAGGTTAAAGAGCCTAAGGGCTGAGGCCCTGGCCGAACTGGCAAAGGCCCAGACCTCCCAAGAGGTAGAGGCCGTAAGGATCAAATATTTAGGAAGAAAGGGCCTCCTTACCGGAATCCTTAAAGGGGTTAAAGAACTCCCGGCAGAGTTGCGGCCAATCGTGGGGCGATTGGCCAACGAGATAAAAAGAGAGCTTGAGAGCCGCATAAAAGATAGACTCTCGGATCTCAAAGAGAAGGAGGCCAGCATCGGCCCAGGGCTGGATATCACCCTGCCCGGGCGTCCCTGGCCCATTGGCCACCTCCATCCCATCACCCAGGTAATGGAAGAAATATGTGAGGTCTTCGTCCGCCTGGGGTTTTCCATTGAAAGGGGCCCGGAGGTTGAACTCGATTATTATAACTTTGAGGCCTTAAATATCCCCAAGGATCATCCGGCCAGGGATATGCAGGCCACATTTTATATCTCTGAGTCTGTTCTCTTGCGAACTCATACCTCTCCCATCCAGATTCGGGCCATGGAAAGACGCCGGCCGCCCCTGAGAATCATCGCTCCGGGTAAGGTCTATCGTTGCGATTCCGATGTTACCCACACCCCCATGTTCCACCAGGTAGAGGGGCTTATGGTGGACCGGGAGGTCTCTTTTGCTGATCTTAAGGGGGTTCTGACCTATTTCGTCCACCAGATTTTTGGCCCCCAGACAGGGGTCCGTTTCCGGCCGAGCTTTTTCCCCTTCACTGAACCCTCGGCAGAGATCGACATCCAGTGTGTTATGTGTGGGGGAAAGGGTTGCCGGGTTTGCGGGCATACAGGTTGGCTGGAGGTCTTGGGAGCGGGGATGGTCCACCCCAATGTCTTTGCCAGTGTAGGCTACGATAGCGAAGAGTGGACGGGGTTTGCCTTTGGTCTGGGAGTGGAGAGAATCGCCATGCTCAAATACGGTATCGACGATATCCGGCTCTTTTTTGAAAATAACTGGCGTTTTCTGGAGCAGTTTTGA
- the rlmD gene encoding 23S rRNA (uracil(1939)-C(5))-methyltransferase RlmD, producing the protein MRQKFEKIKIEKLVYGGDGLGHLADGRVVFVPDTLPEEEIEIRIKRLEGDYALGEVKEILRSSDWRISPACEYLPHCGGCQWQHISYEGQLRLKEEILKETLARIAGLSPNLVRKIVPSPETFSYRHKLQFHVQAETGALGFLKRRSHRLVPIKRCLLAREEINDVLKTLSLSRAWMRLAQVAKRVDLAVSPLEGRVVFLVWLKLRPNLETIKEFLAEVPKIKAFFYWLRGPTPEGPFPSEASWQGRRVFPIPKDLLGLERDQVFVAAPKVFTQANWSVNLRLIDYVLSLAQGESALDLHCGMGNFIIPLATQVKRALGVDLDNRAIDDALENRRLWGLDNLQFERLSAAECLWKLTKEAERFDTVLLDPPRSGCKEVIRFLPEVAPEKIIYISCDPPTLARDLRLLQEVGYQVSHVKPFDMFPQTFHLETVTLLRRA; encoded by the coding sequence GTGCGGCAAAAATTCGAAAAAATAAAGATCGAAAAACTTGTCTATGGAGGTGACGGCCTAGGTCATCTGGCCGATGGCCGGGTAGTCTTCGTCCCTGACACCCTGCCAGAAGAAGAGATAGAAATCCGGATAAAACGCCTGGAAGGGGACTATGCTCTGGGAGAAGTCAAGGAGATCCTCCGCTCTTCCGACTGGCGCATCTCCCCGGCCTGTGAATACCTCCCTCATTGTGGGGGATGTCAGTGGCAACATATCTCCTATGAAGGCCAGTTACGCCTCAAGGAAGAGATCCTCAAGGAGACGCTAGCACGGATAGCCGGCCTTTCGCCGAATCTGGTAAGGAAAATCGTTCCCTCCCCAGAGACTTTCTCCTACCGCCACAAGCTTCAGTTCCATGTTCAGGCCGAAACTGGGGCCTTGGGTTTCCTTAAACGCCGCTCCCACAGGCTGGTCCCGATAAAAAGATGCCTGCTGGCCCGGGAGGAAATTAACGATGTCCTCAAGACCCTCTCCCTGTCCCGGGCCTGGATGCGACTGGCTCAAGTAGCCAAACGGGTGGATTTAGCCGTCAGCCCGCTGGAAGGCCGGGTAGTTTTCCTGGTCTGGCTGAAATTAAGACCAAACCTAGAAACCATAAAGGAATTTTTGGCAGAAGTCCCCAAGATCAAGGCCTTTTTTTACTGGTTAAGAGGGCCGACCCCGGAAGGCCCTTTTCCCTCTGAGGCCAGCTGGCAGGGCCGAAGGGTCTTCCCCATTCCCAAAGATTTATTGGGACTTGAGCGAGATCAAGTCTTCGTGGCCGCTCCCAAGGTCTTCACCCAGGCCAACTGGTCAGTTAATCTCCGCCTCATAGACTATGTCCTTTCCTTGGCTCAAGGGGAAAGCGCCCTTGATCTCCACTGCGGTATGGGAAACTTCATCATTCCCTTAGCCACCCAGGTAAAAAGGGCCCTGGGGGTAGATCTTGACAATCGAGCCATTGATGATGCCCTGGAAAATCGGCGCTTGTGGGGGCTTGACAACCTGCAGTTTGAGAGGCTTTCGGCGGCCGAGTGCCTCTGGAAGCTAACCAAAGAGGCTGAAAGGTTTGATACCGTGCTTCTTGACCCCCCAAGGTCAGGGTGTAAAGAGGTAATCCGATTCTTGCCAGAAGTGGCCCCGGAGAAGATCATCTACATCTCCTGTGATCCTCCCACTCTGGCTCGAGATCTGCGTCTTC